The following are from one region of the Stanieria cyanosphaera PCC 7437 genome:
- the fghA gene encoding S-formylglutathione hydrolase yields the protein MPNSLKLKSQHLCFGGTVAYYSHQSSTCHSEMNFAVYLPPQAQTQAVPILYYLSGLTCSEENFTVKAGAQRYAAEYGIMLVIPDTSPRQTGIPEEEASWDLGSGAGFYVDATIAPWQQYYQMYSYVTKELPALIAANFTVNIHKQGIFGHSMGGHGALICALKNPTQYLSVSAFAPICAPRSCPWGEKAFTAYLGTDREQWRAYDASELIKTQQLNYPILIDQGTADPFLKQQQLLPEVFESACQQVGQPLQLRYQEGYDHSYFTIATFMADHFRYHSTYLCQ from the coding sequence ATGCCTAATTCTCTAAAATTAAAATCTCAACATCTTTGTTTTGGGGGGACAGTTGCCTATTATTCCCATCAATCCTCAACTTGTCATAGCGAAATGAATTTTGCTGTTTATCTACCTCCACAAGCACAAACTCAAGCTGTTCCTATTCTCTATTATCTTTCTGGCTTAACCTGTAGTGAGGAAAACTTTACTGTTAAAGCAGGAGCGCAGCGTTATGCAGCAGAATATGGCATCATGTTGGTTATTCCTGATACCTCTCCTCGTCAAACAGGAATTCCAGAGGAAGAAGCTAGTTGGGATTTGGGTAGTGGTGCTGGTTTTTATGTAGATGCCACAATTGCTCCCTGGCAACAGTATTATCAAATGTATAGTTACGTAACCAAGGAACTACCAGCTTTAATCGCTGCTAATTTTACTGTCAATATTCATAAACAAGGAATTTTTGGTCATTCTATGGGAGGACATGGCGCATTAATTTGTGCTTTAAAAAATCCCACTCAATATCTTTCTGTTTCAGCTTTTGCTCCCATTTGCGCGCCTCGGAGTTGTCCTTGGGGAGAAAAAGCATTTACCGCTTATTTGGGTACAGATAGAGAACAATGGCGGGCTTATGATGCTAGTGAATTAATTAAAACACAACAACTTAATTATCCGATCTTAATCGACCAAGGTACAGCCGATCCTTTTCTTAAACAACAACAACTACTACCAGAAGTTTTTGAATCAGCTTGTCAACAAGTAGGTCAACCTTTACAACTTAGATATCAAGAAGGATACGACCATAGCTATTTTACGATCGCTACATTTATGGCGGATCATTTTCGTTATCATTCTACTTATCTATGTCAGTAA
- a CDS encoding class I SAM-dependent methyltransferase, which produces MKDYYKEDLAYIHDIGYSDYALKSAPEILNLLSQNNIKEGLIVDLDCGSGLSALEFTKAHYRVLGVDISESLIAITRIRVPDAEFRVESIFKVDIPSCNAVISIGECFNYLFDADNNVKFWFKPLSASTMH; this is translated from the coding sequence ATGAAAGACTATTACAAGGAAGATCTTGCTTATATTCATGATATTGGTTACAGCGATTATGCTCTTAAGTCCGCTCCTGAAATACTGAATCTATTGTCTCAAAACAACATAAAAGAAGGTTTAATCGTGGATTTGGACTGTGGCAGTGGATTATCAGCTTTAGAATTCACCAAAGCTCATTATCGTGTTCTCGGAGTTGATATTTCTGAGTCACTGATTGCAATTACTCGAATTAGAGTTCCAGATGCTGAATTTCGAGTCGAGTCAATCTTTAAAGTAGACATTCCCTCTTGTAATGCTGTTATCTCAATCGGCGAATGTTTCAACTATCTGTTTGATGCCGATAACAATGTCAAGTTTTGGTTCAAACCTTTGAGCGCATCTACAATGCATTAA
- the glnA gene encoding type I glutamate--ammonia ligase, translating to MAETPQEVLKMIQDNNIKIIDLKFIDMPGIWQHCSFYYDQIEESSFVDGVAFDGSSIRGWKAINESDMSMVPDPKTAWIDPFYAEPTLSMICSIKEPRTGEWYSRDPRSIAKKALDFLNNTGIGDVAFFGPEAEFFVFDDVRFDQAENKSYYYVDSVEGRWNSGREEAGGNLGYKPRYKEGYFPVAPTDTLQDMRTEMLLTMADCNVPIEKHHHEVATGGQNELGIRFAPIIEAADNLMIYKYVIKNVAKKYGKSVTFMPKPLFNDNGSGMHTHMSIWKSGQPLFWGDGYANLSKMALNAIGGILKHAPALLAITNPTTNSYKRLVPGFEAPVNLAYSQGNRSASVRIPLSGSNPKAKRFEFRCPDATSNPYLSFAAMLCAAVDGIKNEIDPGEPLDVDIYDLSPEELSKIPSTPGSLEEALEALEKDHSFLTDTGVFTEDFIQNWIEYKLDNEVNPMRLRPHPYEFSLYYDC from the coding sequence ATGGCTGAGACTCCCCAAGAAGTCTTGAAAATGATTCAGGATAATAACATCAAAATCATCGACCTCAAATTTATTGATATGCCAGGTATCTGGCAACATTGTTCTTTCTACTACGACCAAATTGAAGAAAGTTCCTTTGTTGATGGTGTTGCTTTTGATGGTTCTAGTATTAGAGGCTGGAAAGCAATTAACGAATCTGATATGTCAATGGTTCCCGATCCTAAAACTGCTTGGATCGATCCTTTTTACGCAGAACCAACTCTCAGCATGATCTGTAGTATTAAAGAACCTCGTACTGGAGAATGGTATAGTCGCGATCCTCGTTCAATCGCCAAAAAAGCTCTTGATTTTCTTAACAACACTGGTATTGGCGACGTAGCATTTTTCGGGCCTGAAGCAGAATTTTTCGTCTTTGATGATGTTCGCTTCGATCAAGCTGAAAACAAAAGCTATTACTATGTTGATAGTGTAGAAGGTCGATGGAATAGCGGTCGTGAGGAAGCGGGTGGTAATTTGGGTTATAAACCTCGTTACAAAGAAGGTTACTTTCCTGTAGCGCCTACCGATACTCTACAGGATATGCGGACAGAAATGCTGCTAACTATGGCAGATTGCAATGTACCGATTGAAAAACACCACCATGAAGTAGCTACAGGAGGACAAAACGAACTTGGTATTCGCTTTGCGCCAATTATCGAAGCTGCTGACAATTTGATGATTTACAAATACGTTATCAAAAACGTCGCTAAAAAATATGGTAAAAGTGTGACCTTTATGCCTAAACCCTTGTTTAACGACAATGGTTCTGGAATGCATACCCATATGTCTATTTGGAAAAGTGGACAGCCTCTATTTTGGGGTGATGGCTATGCTAATTTGAGTAAAATGGCTCTCAATGCGATTGGTGGGATTTTGAAGCACGCACCTGCTTTACTAGCTATAACTAACCCTACTACCAACTCATACAAGCGTCTTGTTCCTGGATTTGAAGCACCTGTAAACTTAGCTTATTCTCAAGGTAATCGTTCTGCATCGGTTAGGATTCCTCTTTCTGGTAGCAATCCGAAAGCAAAACGTTTTGAGTTTCGTTGTCCTGATGCTACTTCTAACCCTTACCTTTCTTTTGCTGCAATGCTTTGTGCTGCGGTAGATGGAATTAAGAATGAAATTGATCCAGGTGAACCACTAGATGTAGATATCTACGATTTATCTCCTGAAGAGTTGAGTAAGATTCCTTCTACTCCTGGTTCTTTGGAAGAAGCATTAGAAGCTTTGGAAAAAGATCATAGTTTCTTGACTGATACTGGTGTCTTTACCGAAGATTTTATTCAAAACTGGATTGAATACAAGCTAGACAATGAGGTGAACCCAATGCGTTTACGTCCTCATCCTTACGAATTTTCTTTGTATTATGATTGCTAA